The following DNA comes from Bradyrhizobium sp. SK17.
TCGGCCATCAGCAGCGCGGAGATCGCTTCCGCATCCGACAGTGTCGCGAGCCTGGTCCTGATCATCTCGTCCCGACCGGATCAGCGGACCACACGCCAGCGTCGCTCACGCTTTCTTCTTTGCCGGCGCACGAACGCCCGCAGCCTTCTTCACCGCTTTCCCGGCCGGCTTCTTCTTGGCCTGGTTGAGCTCGATCGCGGCGCGAATGAGGGCCTTCAGCGCAGGTCCGTTGATCTTGTCGCCCTCGAACAAATCGATCGCACGCCGTACATTGCCTTCGAAGCCGGTGTTGAACAGCTTGTCGGGATCCGGCAGTTGCGCCCCGTACATGAAAGTCAGCTTCACCTTGCCCTTGTGGGCGTTGCCGACCGCGATGATGCCGTCGCACGACCACACCGGGCTGCCCATCCATTTCCACTCCTCGATGATTCCGGGGTCGGCGGCGAGGATGCTCTTGCGCAGGCTGGCGAGCGTCTTGCCGCGCCAGTCGGTGAGCCCTTCGATCATCCGGTCGATTTGTTCCGATGCCGTCATTGCTGCCTCACGCTTCTCGCCTGTCCGGTGCGATCGCCCATCCAATCACAGCTGGGACACCGCCGTCGATCCGCGATGCTGGCGCCGCCGCGGCGCCAGATAGGGCAACGCAAACAGATACAGGCCAGTGAGCAGCATCGGGATCAGCGGGAACAGCGCCAGCAGGCCGATCCAGGCCGCTTGCAGCTGCGCGATCATTGCGACGATGTTGATGATGACGGCGACCGTGAAGACGATCGACAGCCAGCGGTGAGATTGGCGGATCAAGTTGTTCCAGTTCAATGTGAACTCCCGTTGGACGATGTGAGTACAATCGTCATTGCGAGGAGCGATAGCGACGAAGCAATCCATCGTGCAGCACATGCAGAGAGATGGATTGCTTTGCTTCGCTTCGCTCGCAATGACGAGGGAGAGACGATCAGGCTTCGCGCGCGACCAGCTGATCGAGCTTCTCGAGGAACTGCTTCCATCCGGCATGGGCGCCGCCATAGGCCTGCTTCTGATGCGGCTGGAAGCCGGATTGTTCGACGCGAAGATGGGTGCCGCGCGCGGTCGGCGTCAGCGTGAACACCACCACGCTCTCGAGATCGTAGGCAGCGTCCTCGTGCGCGAAGTTCCAGGTGTAGGACAACGTCTTGTGCGGCTCGACGGTGAGCACCTTGCAATCCAGCACGCCGCCCCACTCGCCGCGCAGATTGAAGCTGTGTCCGACCACGGGCTTGAAATCGTTTTTCATCAACCACTCCTCCATCAGATGCGGTTGCGTCAACGCGCGCCAGAGCTTCTCCGGCGGATGAGGAAATTCGCGCTCGACGACCGCGGAACGCGTCTCAGGAGTGGTCTTGTTCATTGGTCCATCCTTTTGAGGAGATCTTCGAGGTGGTCGAACCGGTTCTGCCAGAAGCCCGCCATCTGGCTGGTCCAGTCGATCAGCGGCGCCAGCGCGCCGAGTTGCGCGCTGTAATGCGTCTGCCTGCCCTCATGGCGGTCGCGTACCAGTCCGGCCTGCTTCAGCACGCCGAGATGCTTCGACACCGCCGGCTGCGAAATCTTCGCCCGCGCCGTCAACGCACCGACAGTCTGCTCGCCCTCGCGGCACAGGCGCTCGAAGATCGCCCGGCGGGTCGGGTCGGCGAGAGTTCGAAACAGCAAATCATGGGCATCCGGCATGGCAATCCATAACCTGTTGGTTATGGATAAACGTATAACCAACTAGCTATGGATCAGTCAACAGGAAACTTGCTAGTATAATTTCAGCCAGAATTTCATGCCATTCGGTAGCTTAACCCCGCCGGCCCTCCCTCATTCACATAGCCTATTGGTTATTTAAAAGAGCAAGTCTTAGATCGCGGAGTGGGTGCGATCGGCCCCGGCTTTCCCTGCGCCCTCCTCGATGAGAGGGCGAAACGAAATACAAGCTCGGGCAATCATGCCGTGAGGCACGAAGCTGCGTCCTATCCTCAGCCGTCATCGCCCGGCTCGACCAGCGACCAACCTGTCAGTCATGTCTCCGAACAGGTGTCAGCCATGTCTCCGGGCTAAACATTTCGCGGGTGATGACACCGTGTGCTTGGCGTCGCCCAGGCGCAAGCCAGGACGACACGGGTGGACGCGGCGCTCGATGCGTGTCGTTGCGCAGGCATTGCCCCTGACCTACAAATATCGCGCGGATGCGGTCCTTGTTCACGGAGAACCTTGATGTGCCAGCTCTGCGACGCCACAGCTCCCAGCCCAACCTCCCGACGCCATTTCCTCGCTGCCGCGGCCTGCACCGCTGCCAGCCTCGCTTTCATGCCACCGGTTTCCGCCAAAGAGACAAAGCCGCCGCCGAAGCCGCAGAACGCGCTGCCGCCGGACGCGGCGCTCGACCGGCTGGTGAAGGGCAACCTCCGCTATGTCGAAGGCGTGTCGCAGCGGCATGATTTCAAGCACGAGCGCGAAGCGCTGGCGGGCGGACAGAATCCGTTCGCCGGCATCCTGAGTTGCGCGGATTCCCGCATCGCGCCGGAATATGCGTTCGATACCGGCCGCGGCGATCTGTTCGTGTGCCGTGTCGCCGGCAATTTCGCCAGCGACGAGACCATCGCCAGTCTCGAATACGCATCATCCGTGCTCAACGTGCCGCTGTTCATGGTGCTCGGCCACGACCGCTGCGGAGCGGTCGATGCCGCGATCAAATCGCTAAAGGACAACACCACCCTGCCCGGTCACCTGCCCTCGCTGGTCAACGCGATCGCGCCGGCGGTGAAGGCGACCGAGGGCAAGCCGGGCGACCGGCTCGCCAACGCGATCCGGCAGAACGTCATCGACAATGTCGCGAAGCTGAAATCGGCGACACCGATCCTCGGCGCTGCGGTCGACCAGGGCAAGCTCAGGATTGTCGGCGCGGTCTATCGACTGACCGACGGCAAGGTCGAGCTGGTCACGGACGCGAAGCGGCCGACGATCTGATGCTCAGGTGAACGTCGCCTCGGCCTTGCCGAGACCATCGAGCTCCATCACGACCGTGTCGCCCGCCTTCAGCCACACCGTCTTGACCAGGCTGCCGGTCAGCACGATCTGGCCGGCATGCAGGCCACGGCCCTCCGCGGCGAGATGATTGGCGAGCCAGGCCAGCGCGTTGTGAGGGTGACCCAGCACATCGGCGCCGGTGCCGCGGCCTTCCTCCTTGCCGTTGACGATGGCGCGTCCCGCGACCGTGCGCAGATCGGGCGCGGTGATCCGCGGCACCGCCTCGCCGAGCACGCAGCCGGCCGCGAAGAAGTCGTCGGCGATCAATGTCGGCGCGCCCAGCGTCTCCCATTTGACGTAGCGATCGTCGACGATCTCGATCGCTGGATAGTAGGCCTCGATCGCCTCGGCGACCCATTCGGCGGTGAACGGCGCCTCGCCTGGCGCGAGATTGCGCGCCAGCCGCACCGCGATCTCGCATTCGACGCCGACATGGACGAAATCGGCCGCTGGCAGCCGCACGCCGCTGTCATGCACGACCTTCTCGAACACGCCACCGCCACAGGGGTGCGGGATGTCGAGATATTCCTGCATCACCGCGCTGGTGCAGCCGATCTTGTAGCCGACGAGACTGCCGAGCTGGGCTTGCAGCAGATCATGCAACGCGCGCTGCACGAGGTAGCCTTCGGCCTCGTCGCCCGGCACGACGTCTTTCGAAAGTGCCTTGAGCGGCGCGCGACTGCGGCGCGCGCTGGCGATCGCTTTTGCGGCCGCGAGGACCCGATCCATCTGCGCAGCCTCCCTGATGATCGCGGCGCCGAGATGGCGCCCCCGTCTGCTCGCGGCAATTCAGCACTCACAGACGCATC
Coding sequences within:
- a CDS encoding helix-turn-helix transcriptional regulator: MPDAHDLLFRTLADPTRRAIFERLCREGEQTVGALTARAKISQPAVSKHLGVLKQAGLVRDRHEGRQTHYSAQLGALAPLIDWTSQMAGFWQNRFDHLEDLLKRMDQ
- a CDS encoding SRPBCC domain-containing protein, whose amino-acid sequence is MNKTTPETRSAVVEREFPHPPEKLWRALTQPHLMEEWLMKNDFKPVVGHSFNLRGEWGGVLDCKVLTVEPHKTLSYTWNFAHEDAAYDLESVVVFTLTPTARGTHLRVEQSGFQPHQKQAYGGAHAGWKQFLEKLDQLVAREA
- a CDS encoding carbonic anhydrase; protein product: MCQLCDATAPSPTSRRHFLAAAACTAASLAFMPPVSAKETKPPPKPQNALPPDAALDRLVKGNLRYVEGVSQRHDFKHEREALAGGQNPFAGILSCADSRIAPEYAFDTGRGDLFVCRVAGNFASDETIASLEYASSVLNVPLFMVLGHDRCGAVDAAIKSLKDNTTLPGHLPSLVNAIAPAVKATEGKPGDRLANAIRQNVIDNVAKLKSATPILGAAVDQGKLRIVGAVYRLTDGKVELVTDAKRPTI
- a CDS encoding DUF1801 domain-containing protein; translation: MTASEQIDRMIEGLTDWRGKTLASLRKSILAADPGIIEEWKWMGSPVWSCDGIIAVGNAHKGKVKLTFMYGAQLPDPDKLFNTGFEGNVRRAIDLFEGDKINGPALKALIRAAIELNQAKKKPAGKAVKKAAGVRAPAKKKA
- a CDS encoding 2-keto-4-pentenoate hydratase, producing MDRVLAAAKAIASARRSRAPLKALSKDVVPGDEAEGYLVQRALHDLLQAQLGSLVGYKIGCTSAVMQEYLDIPHPCGGGVFEKVVHDSGVRLPAADFVHVGVECEIAVRLARNLAPGEAPFTAEWVAEAIEAYYPAIEIVDDRYVKWETLGAPTLIADDFFAAGCVLGEAVPRITAPDLRTVAGRAIVNGKEEGRGTGADVLGHPHNALAWLANHLAAEGRGLHAGQIVLTGSLVKTVWLKAGDTVVMELDGLGKAEATFT